Proteins encoded by one window of Planctomycetia bacterium:
- a CDS encoding NADH:flavin oxidoreductase/NADH oxidase, translating into MPTLFDSYTLKDVTLRNRIVVSPMCQYMSEEGQATDWHRVHYTSLARGGAGLVMVEATAVSPEGRITWADAGLWNDAQAKALAPIVKAIKHWGAVPGIQLAHAGRKASANRPWEGDDHIPEGQPKSWPTIAPSSIAFGANLSRVPREMTLKDIARVQADVVRAAERARDVGFEWLQLHFAHGYLAQNFWSPYSNKRTDQYGSSAENRGRYLLETLQAVRKVWPQNRPLTVRFSVVEFDGNDEQMISESIVLLKRMKQNGLDSVDVSIGFNTPTAKIPWGPNLLGDIAARVLRETGLPGTTSWFINGAAGADTLIREGKIDFATIGRPFLTNPHWPYQAAKELGVENAAWKTLPAPYAHWLARYR; encoded by the coding sequence ATGCCCACGCTCTTCGATTCCTACACCCTCAAGGATGTCACGTTACGCAACCGCATCGTGGTGTCGCCGATGTGTCAGTATATGTCGGAGGAGGGACAAGCTACCGATTGGCATCGGGTGCATTACACGTCGCTGGCACGGGGTGGGGCGGGTCTGGTGATGGTGGAAGCGACAGCAGTGTCGCCTGAAGGGCGTATTACCTGGGCGGATGCTGGTCTCTGGAACGATGCACAGGCCAAGGCGCTCGCACCTATCGTGAAGGCCATCAAGCACTGGGGAGCGGTGCCTGGCATTCAGTTGGCCCATGCGGGTCGGAAGGCTTCTGCTAATCGGCCTTGGGAAGGGGATGATCACATTCCCGAGGGGCAGCCTAAGTCCTGGCCGACGATTGCACCGTCATCGATTGCGTTTGGTGCCAACCTCTCGCGTGTCCCCCGTGAGATGACGCTGAAGGATATTGCACGCGTGCAAGCCGACGTGGTGCGTGCTGCAGAACGTGCCCGTGACGTGGGCTTTGAGTGGCTTCAACTCCACTTCGCGCATGGCTACCTGGCCCAGAACTTCTGGTCGCCTTACTCGAACAAACGGACCGATCAGTACGGTAGCAGTGCCGAGAACCGGGGACGCTATTTGCTGGAAACGCTGCAGGCTGTTCGTAAAGTCTGGCCGCAGAACCGCCCGCTTACCGTTCGCTTCAGTGTCGTCGAGTTTGATGGCAACGATGAGCAGATGATTTCGGAATCAATCGTCCTGCTGAAACGGATGAAGCAGAATGGACTCGATTCGGTCGATGTCTCCATCGGGTTCAACACTCCCACCGCGAAGATTCCCTGGGGTCCGAACCTGCTGGGCGATATTGCTGCAAGAGTGCTCCGCGAGACAGGTCTGCCCGGCACCACCAGTTGGTTTATCAACGGAGCAGCCGGGGCTGACACCTTGATCCGCGAAGGCAAGATCGACTTTGCCACCATCGGCCGCCCATTCCTGACCAACCCCCATTGGCCCTACCAGGCCGCCAAGGAACTCGGTGTGGAGAATGCAGCCTGGAAGACGTTGCCCGCGCCGTATGCCCACTGGTTGGCGCGGTATCGCTAG
- a CDS encoding ImmA/IrrE family metallo-endopeptidase: protein MDRIESINTKRIEWCCAERGTALEDVANAIGISDSTLQRVMDGESGLTFRQLQSLAAYFNRGILFFLEPGRVNEQKLYTPQFRTLTSQKPDLSPKVKDLIEKAEWFRHVFLHLQEELGKEWREFSPPEIDPSNIQVAAREVRRWLGLRDHNTFESYRKAVELKGILVLRSMGYAGAWQFPRESTIAGFSLYFERCPVIVVRKQEFEARQVFTLIHELGHILLHKGSFIDEDKDLFHYQGRERDANRFAGRVLVPKAFLDQINDRTRPQNVSAYDDWLWEYRDRWGVSAEVILRRLLDIGRLEEVQYEAYRKWRAQVRTPMTKGGSRQYRHREPIHIFGQSYVRSVFDALHTKRITLAKASTYLDNLKVSDLHELEAHLANS from the coding sequence ATGGATCGTATAGAATCGATCAATACGAAACGAATCGAGTGGTGCTGTGCCGAACGTGGAACAGCCCTTGAGGACGTTGCTAATGCGATCGGTATCTCCGACTCTACACTTCAGCGAGTCATGGATGGTGAAAGCGGTCTAACGTTCAGGCAACTGCAAAGCCTCGCGGCTTACTTCAACCGAGGAATCCTCTTTTTCCTTGAGCCTGGACGTGTAAATGAGCAAAAGCTGTACACGCCACAATTTCGAACACTTACAAGCCAGAAGCCGGACTTGTCTCCAAAAGTCAAAGATCTCATCGAGAAGGCTGAATGGTTTCGACATGTATTTTTGCATCTTCAAGAAGAGCTTGGAAAAGAGTGGCGCGAATTTTCACCACCGGAAATCGACCCAAGTAACATTCAGGTTGCAGCACGGGAAGTAAGAAGGTGGCTCGGACTTCGAGACCACAACACATTTGAATCATATCGTAAAGCTGTCGAGTTAAAGGGAATACTTGTACTTAGGAGCATGGGATATGCGGGAGCATGGCAGTTCCCACGAGAGAGTACAATCGCTGGGTTTTCACTTTACTTCGAGCGCTGCCCAGTAATTGTCGTTCGAAAGCAAGAATTCGAGGCCAGACAGGTTTTTACTCTGATCCATGAATTAGGACACATCCTACTTCACAAAGGCAGTTTCATAGATGAGGACAAGGATCTTTTTCACTATCAAGGTCGTGAACGCGATGCAAACCGTTTTGCCGGGCGCGTGCTCGTACCAAAGGCATTCTTGGATCAGATTAATGACCGTACACGACCCCAGAATGTATCTGCGTATGATGATTGGCTTTGGGAATATAGGGATCGCTGGGGCGTCAGTGCCGAAGTGATTCTTCGTCGACTATTGGATATCGGGCGACTTGAAGAAGTTCAGTACGAGGCATACCGAAAGTGGCGTGCTCAAGTGCGAACACCAATGACAAAGGGAGGAAGCAGACAATATCGACATCGCGAACCAATTCATATTTTTGGTCAATCGTATGTGCGATCAGTATTCGACGCGTTGCATACTAAGCGCATTACATTAGCTAAGGCTAGCACATACCTAGACAACCTTAAGGTGTCGGACTTGCATGAATTGGAGGCGCATCTTGCAAACAGTTGA
- a CDS encoding DUF4411 family protein, translated as MQTVDASSIIHAWDTYPIENFPRLWEWVAEQINDGELDICRVAYDAITRKIPDCDTWLKENGFRCSEITNAIAQEALRIKTILGIRQRYSPKGVDENDLLIIARASVDEIDLVSEERLQHQLPSEMAHWRIPAVCRHVDVGVNCVQFIEIIKQSGRELG; from the coding sequence TTGCAAACAGTTGACGCCTCTTCAATAATCCATGCGTGGGATACTTATCCGATCGAGAACTTTCCAAGACTCTGGGAATGGGTCGCGGAGCAGATTAACGATGGAGAACTTGACATCTGCCGCGTGGCGTACGACGCGATCACCCGCAAAATACCCGATTGCGACACATGGCTAAAAGAAAACGGATTCAGATGCTCCGAGATTACGAACGCTATTGCTCAAGAAGCATTACGCATAAAGACAATTCTCGGAATTCGTCAGCGATATAGTCCGAAAGGTGTGGACGAAAACGACCTCTTGATCATAGCTCGCGCATCGGTTGATGAAATTGATCTTGTATCTGAGGAGCGGCTACAACATCAGCTTCCATCCGAGATGGCACATTGGAGAATACCTGCCGTTTGCAGACATGTTGATGTTGGAGTAAACTGCGTCCAATTCATTGAAATTATCAAGCAATCGGGGCGCGAATTGGGTTAA